GGCAAAGCGCGAACCACCGGTTTATTCAGCATAAACATGTTCATAAGTCAGGGGAGTCTCGTTATTAATCCCTTTGGAAAATAGCAATTGATGGATATCCAGCCCTGACACCCGGAAAGCAGAGGCGCAGCCTCTTAAATATAGCTCCCACATACGGATAAACCGTTCATCAAATTTTTGCCGGATAAGATCTTTTTTCTGCGCGAAGTTTTCATACCAGCGATCCAGCGTCATGGCATAATGCAGGCGCAGGCTTTCCAACTGCAGCAAATGAAAATCATATTCCGGCAGCAGCCACACCGTCTCCCGCAATGATGGAACATACCCTCCCGGGAAAATATACTTGGCAATCCAGGGATTGGTCACTTCCTCAAACATACCTGTAATAGAATGCAGCAAAGATAGACCACCGGGAACCAGCAAGTTATGTACCTGTTGCATATAGCGTCCTAAATTCGCTCTTCCCACATGCTCAAACATGCCGACACTGACAATTTTATCAAACTGTTCTTTTCGCGGATCGACCTCCAGATAATGCCGCAGCTCGACCTGGACCTGATCCTCCAGCCCCAACTCGGCGATCCGTCGCTTAGTGCCTTCATATTGCTCGGTACTTAGGGTAATACCGGTCGCCTTCACCTGATATTGCTGGGCGGCCCGGATAATCAGCCAGCCCCAGCCGCAGCCAATATCCAGCAGCCGCTCTCCCGGTTTAAGGTTCAGCTTTTTCAATATATGATCAATTTTCTGTAGCTGCGCCTGCTGCAGGGAATCTCCCGGTTCTTTAAAATAGGCGCAGGAATAACTCATCGTTTCATCCAGCCAGAGGGAAAAGAAATCATTGCCCAAATCATAATGATGCTCAATATGCTCCTGCTGTACCTTACAATCCACAGTGCCGGGGTTCAAAACCCCCTGTCGTTCCAGTGGCTGAGGCTGGGTGTTCAGCATAACGATACGAATGATATCGTCCATCGAGCCCTCCAGGTCGATCAGCCCGTCCATATAGGCTTCTCCCAGGGCCAGCACCATATCCTCCGTATTGAACTTTATGGGCGGCTCCTTATGAAAAATCACTTTAAAGGACGGCGGTTCACCGCCATAGGACTCTTCCTCCCCATCCCAGAATACAACGGAAAATCCACCTTTTTTCCAGGTTTTCAGCAAAAGTTTCAGTGCCATTTTTTTCAACAACCCAATCACCCCATGTATCTCCAAAATATTAAACCCAAAGCGGTAAAACAGGCAGTTCAAAAATATCCGGAAATCCTGTAGCACGACAAAGCAACATCGCTGTTACGAAACCTATATTGCCCACTTACCACTGATTATACGCTTCTCCTCCGACCCTATCAATTAAACAAAAACAAGATAAGGAAAGATTTTACAGGCATTCTTGACTTTCTGCCGTCTAAATCGGACTTTCTCTTCCATTTTGCCCAAAAATCGCCTAAAAACACGGCAAAATTACTCTTTCCTCTGTAGCGGATAAACATTGTCCAAATAAAAACTGCCGGCTGTGACCACTTTCGTGATCGCCGCCGGCAATTTCTTTATTTTCTACTTTCCCTTATCCCTTTTCAGCACATCCTAAATGATCGAACCGGCCACTGTTTATCGTTGATCAGTTATTTCCCGATGGGCCGGCCATCCTCTGTTTATTCTTAAAACTTGCTGGTTACGCCCATGGATACGCCGTGCGCATTATACGAGGGATTATGACCACGATAACCACCATTGGAAACATGCATGAACATGTAGCCAACATTCAGCGAGGTATTCTCGTTAAACTTATAAACGAACTGCGGGCCTGCCCGCCACATAAAGTTATAGTACCGCCCACCGGCCGGAAAGATTTTGTCATACACGATAAAGCCACCGCTCATATCAAATGCCACCGCTAGCTTGCCGGAAAGCTCCCGCTCGTTGCGCACCAGATAAACAGGTCCGATACCGGTTGCGCTACTGTCCTGATCCTGCCGCGTATAGTCTATGCTGCCTTGGGGACGGGTGATGGTGATGCCCCGGTAGACGGACCGGCTACCCTTCTCCGAAATCTTTTGCAGAACATGCAGCGATACCGTATCCAGATCGCGGTTTGCTTTCATGGGCGTTAAATAATCCCAGTCCAGCTCCAGTTTGGCGTCCGCCGCATAGCCAATGGGTCTTCCCGCCATAAAAGCCAATAGCACAGTCAGTACGATAACCGGATAAAAATATTTACGCACAATATGACGCTCCCTATGTAAAAATTTTCTTGCTGCGTCCTGTTTTTTCTGCAGAACATGTTAGATATTCTAGGTAGCGGAGCATTTTCCTGTCGCCCTATCAATGTATTGTAAAAATTCCGGCATACCCGGCTGCATCTCAGGCTTCGCTTAAGTGCACTTGATTGCGTCCCCAGCGTTTGGCCTGATAGAGTGCTTCATCCGCCCGGTTTAATGCCTCGGCAAAGGACCGGTCTTTATCGCAAACCTCGGTTACACCGATGCTCACGGTAGTTTGCAGCATCCTTTTATTAAAAAAAGCTTTGTTTTGCTCACAGGAATAACGGATCTTCTCCGCAACCTCATTAGCAAAATCCAGACAGGTAACAGGCAATATCAGCGCAAACTCTTCGCCACCCAGTCGGCCCATGATATCGCCAGCCCGTGTATGCTGCAATATCAGCTTGGAAAAGGACAATAAAAAAGCATCGCCTGCGGCATGGCCGAATTTATCATTCAAATTCTTAAAAAAGTCCAAATCCAGCATAATCAGCGCAAAAACCTCTTGATTTTCCTGAAACCGGTTGAATAATTCCTCACCCAACTGAAAAAACTTACGCCGGTTGAAAGCACCTGTCAGGCAATCGGTATAGGCGGACTTCTCCAGTTCCAGGCGCAGGTTTTGTTCTTTTACCAACGCATAATAATGTTCATGACGAAAGGCACAAAGTTTTACCGCAATAACAAGACCTAAGATAAACGAAAGCACATAAGCACAAGTGATGACTTCCCAGGACAAGGTATACGGAGAATTTCTTAAAAAAGCTGCGATAGCCAAATCAATGATGACCTGGCAGCCGGCCAAGACAGCTTTTTTCCCTACCGCGCCCGGAAAATAGATCAATATTAAAAGAACAATCAAAGGGTCCAGATAAGTAAAATTGATGTTGTCGGCTTGCCTGGTCAGATTCACGTAGGCAAGCAGCAAAACCAGTAAGACAGACCAACCATACACCAACCGCTCATGCTGCTGATAGGATTTTATCCGCCGCAAAAAAAACAGACAGCCTACCGACAATGCCGTAAAGATCAGACGGACCAAAACAGTCTGATAAAACAGCAAGCCTGTCCCTAAAAAAACATAATCATTGATGACGAATAGGAGACAGAAGCAAATAGCAACCACAATCCCGGTTTTCGTATTTGCTACGTCCTCCTTTAAATAAAATTGCTCTACCGCACTGTCAGTATACCGAATAAACCTGGACATGTCACGATTCCTCACTAATCCGCTATTTACTTCCATTATACCGCACTGCATTGTCGAAATTCGGATAAAAAGCTCGAAATCGAGTTTATTTTTTTTCATCGGCAAAAATCTTTATTGCGCCTGCCTGTCACCCTCTACTCCAGCATGATTTGCAGGATTTCCGCATCGGTCGCCCGCATGCCGCGCGAAGCCAGCCGGCCCACAGCGGCAATGGTTTCTTCCACATCGTGTTTGATAATTCCCTGACCGGCCTGATATTGGCTGCCCCGCCGGGCCAGCGTATGCGCCATATAGGCAGCGTCCAGGCAGGAAGCTATCTTGGCCGCACAGGACGGTTTTGCGCCGTCACAGACAATACCGGGCACATTGGCCAGCATATTGTGGATGGTCTGATTGATTTGCCGCAAATTGCCTCCCGCCAAATAGGTAATCGCAGCACCGCTGGAACAAGCTGCGCTGACGGCACCGCAAAAGGCAGACAAACGACCAATAGAAGTCTTTTGGTGAATGGTTAATAAATTGGAAAGTACCAAACCGCGATACAGCCTTTCTTCCGGCAATTGCTGCTCGCTGGCATACACAATCACCGGAACAGTACTGGCAATCGATTGATTCCCGCTGCCGGAATTGGTGATAACGGGCAGCATGCAGCCCCCCATTCTTGCCTCCGAAGCGGCGGCTGCATAAGCTTTTATCTTACACAGCACCTGATCGCCCTGTCCGCTGTCCAGCAAGGTACGGCCTATTCTCACCCCATAGGCCCCGCACAGCCCCGCTTCGGCCAGAGCCATGTTGCAGGCAACCTGCCTGGTAATAATCCCTTTTACCCACTCCAACGGCACCTTGCTGGCAAACCGGTAAATGTCCCGCACTGTGAGCAGGGAGCGGTCGGTCGTTACCCCTTCGTTTATACGCGTTTCCGCCGCTTCCTGCTGCAGGAGTTGTCCATTCTTTTCGATCCGGCATATATGAGTGTGCGTATTCTTTAATTCCACGGTAACGGTATCCGATCCGGACGACAAGTGTAAAATGAGGTGCAGGTTAATGTCTGTATTCAGTAGTCTGATGTCGCCAAATTGATTTTTCTCCAATTGCTTAACCTCTGCCATACCGGCCGGCGTCATATGAGCCAGCACCTCCAGACGCTCGGCGGCCTTGCCGCCCACCAGCCCGGCCAGCATGGCCGCCCGAATCCCCGCAAGTCCACCGGTATTGGGTATGACCACACTTTTAACATTTTTCACTATATTACCGCTGCATTCCAGTATGGCTTTTTCCGGAAAACTCCCCAGAACCTCCCGGGCTTTGGCGGCGGCATAAGCAATGGCAATCGGCTCAGTGCACCCCAAAGCCGGCACCAGTTCTTCCTTCAATATCTCAAGATAATTTTCAAATAATGTCCTGCCTTTATTCATAAGCTGTTTCCACTCCTTTACAAAATCAAAGCATCATTTCCCTTTTTCATTAGCAAAAAGCATGCCATATTTCACAAAAACAGCTACTAATTTGTCGAACCCTTTATTTCCCGGGTAATACGTCAATCCGCAAACGATCAGTTTAGGTTCGTTTGCTAAAAAAAAGCAACCGGTCTTCGCAAGTTTGCGAAGACCGGTCTAAACAACACTAGGCTGGCAGCCTGCCAACGGTTGTTTGTAATAGTGAGAACGATTTCTCACCATTGAGAAACCACAAGCCTAATGAAGCTGATATTTATCCAATTTCCGATATAGTGTAGCCAGACTGATCTTTAGCTGCTCCGCCGCTTTTTTCTTAGCCGCCAGGGTAGCTCCCGGTGCAACATACGTCTTGAGCACTTGTTTTTCGTATGCCGCCAGTTGTTCCTCCAAGCCGCCGGCAAAACCGTGCTCGTCCTGATCAGCCAGCAAATCAGCCGGCAGCTCCCGCAAGGCCAGGATTTCCCCCCGCGCCATAGTTACCATATATTCCAGAGCATGTTCCAGTTGACGGATATTGCCGGGCCACGGATAGCTTACCAGCCAGCGCCGCAGGCTTTCTTCCAGCCGCAGGTTTCCCCTGTTTAAATTCCGGGCAAAATTCTCCAAAAAATGGTCAAGATAAAGTGGTATATCAGCCGGCCGTGAACGCAAGGGCGGAATGGTCAGCGGAATAACATTCAGGCGATAATAAAAATCCTCACGAAAGCCGCCTTCTTGCATCATTTTTTCCAGATTCCGGTTGGTGGCGGCAATAATCCGCACATCGACCGGCAGCGGCTGTATGCTGCCAATGCGTTCAATCGAGCGCTCCTGAATAGCCCGCAGCAATTTAGGCTGCAGCGCCAGCGGTAAATCACCGATCTCATCCAAAAACAACGTACCTTTATCCGCCAGCTCAAACTTTCCTTTTTTGCCGGCTTTGTTGGCGCCGGTAAAGGAACCCGCCTCATAGCCGAACAGTTCACTTTCGAATAAATTTTCCGGTACGGAAGGGCAGTTCACCACAACAAAGGGTTGGTCCTTACGTCCGCTTTCCGCATGAATGGCCTTGGCCAGCAATTCCTTCCCGGTGCCGCTTTCCCCCCGGATGAGAACGGTCGCATTGCTGATGGCCACCTGCTGTGCCCTTTGCAGCAATTGAACAAAGGCCGCATCGCGGCCCAGCAACCCGCCGAACACATACTTTCCATTTATTGTTTCCAACGCTTCCTGTACCTGATGCTGCAGCCGCCATTGGTCATCCAGCATGAACAGCTTGCTTTCCAGCAGGCTGCTCATATGGCCCAGGAAAACGAAAAACTTAGCCGAATTGCGCGTTAAACGCTCTCGTTGTTCGGCGGTGAAGGCGATTACGCCAATCACCCCAACCGTCTGTCCGTGCTTTTTGATCGGAAAACCCATCGTGGCAAGCTCCTGGCAACAAAAAGCAGTGGTACAGTTTTTACAGGCACTGTTATCACCGGTGCCGGGAATAAAACCGGGCTTGCCG
Above is a genomic segment from Propionispora vibrioides containing:
- a CDS encoding sigma-54 interaction domain-containing protein, with protein sequence MKKSSSGIAHIQPFVQEYAETITDVLEIAVTIIDEQGVRIGGTGLHAESIGQPIPDGAFFREVLATGKPGFIPGTGDNSACKNCTTAFCCQELATMGFPIKKHGQTVGVIGVIAFTAEQRERLTRNSAKFFVFLGHMSSLLESKLFMLDDQWRLQHQVQEALETINGKYVFGGLLGRDAAFVQLLQRAQQVAISNATVLIRGESGTGKELLAKAIHAESGRKDQPFVVVNCPSVPENLFESELFGYEAGSFTGANKAGKKGKFELADKGTLFLDEIGDLPLALQPKLLRAIQERSIERIGSIQPLPVDVRIIAATNRNLEKMMQEGGFREDFYYRLNVIPLTIPPLRSRPADIPLYLDHFLENFARNLNRGNLRLEESLRRWLVSYPWPGNIRQLEHALEYMVTMARGEILALRELPADLLADQDEHGFAGGLEEQLAAYEKQVLKTYVAPGATLAAKKKAAEQLKISLATLYRKLDKYQLH
- a CDS encoding acyloxyacyl hydrolase, which gives rise to MRKYFYPVIVLTVLLAFMAGRPIGYAADAKLELDWDYLTPMKANRDLDTVSLHVLQKISEKGSRSVYRGITITRPQGSIDYTRQDQDSSATGIGPVYLVRNERELSGKLAVAFDMSGGFIVYDKIFPAGGRYYNFMWRAGPQFVYKFNENTSLNVGYMFMHVSNGGYRGHNPSYNAHGVSMGVTSKF
- a CDS encoding SAM-dependent methyltransferase, with amino-acid sequence MIGLLKKMALKLLLKTWKKGGFSVVFWDGEEESYGGEPPSFKVIFHKEPPIKFNTEDMVLALGEAYMDGLIDLEGSMDDIIRIVMLNTQPQPLERQGVLNPGTVDCKVQQEHIEHHYDLGNDFFSLWLDETMSYSCAYFKEPGDSLQQAQLQKIDHILKKLNLKPGERLLDIGCGWGWLIIRAAQQYQVKATGITLSTEQYEGTKRRIAELGLEDQVQVELRHYLEVDPRKEQFDKIVSVGMFEHVGRANLGRYMQQVHNLLVPGGLSLLHSITGMFEEVTNPWIAKYIFPGGYVPSLRETVWLLPEYDFHLLQLESLRLHYAMTLDRWYENFAQKKDLIRQKFDERFIRMWELYLRGCASAFRVSGLDIHQLLFSKGINNETPLTYEHVYAE
- a CDS encoding L-cysteine desulfidase family protein translates to MNKGRTLFENYLEILKEELVPALGCTEPIAIAYAAAKAREVLGSFPEKAILECSGNIVKNVKSVVIPNTGGLAGIRAAMLAGLVGGKAAERLEVLAHMTPAGMAEVKQLEKNQFGDIRLLNTDINLHLILHLSSGSDTVTVELKNTHTHICRIEKNGQLLQQEAAETRINEGVTTDRSLLTVRDIYRFASKVPLEWVKGIITRQVACNMALAEAGLCGAYGVRIGRTLLDSGQGDQVLCKIKAYAAAASEARMGGCMLPVITNSGSGNQSIASTVPVIVYASEQQLPEERLYRGLVLSNLLTIHQKTSIGRLSAFCGAVSAACSSGAAITYLAGGNLRQINQTIHNMLANVPGIVCDGAKPSCAAKIASCLDAAYMAHTLARRGSQYQAGQGIIKHDVEETIAAVGRLASRGMRATDAEILQIMLE
- a CDS encoding GGDEF domain-containing protein, which encodes MSRFIRYTDSAVEQFYLKEDVANTKTGIVVAICFCLLFVINDYVFLGTGLLFYQTVLVRLIFTALSVGCLFFLRRIKSYQQHERLVYGWSVLLVLLLAYVNLTRQADNINFTYLDPLIVLLILIYFPGAVGKKAVLAGCQVIIDLAIAAFLRNSPYTLSWEVITCAYVLSFILGLVIAVKLCAFRHEHYYALVKEQNLRLELEKSAYTDCLTGAFNRRKFFQLGEELFNRFQENQEVFALIMLDLDFFKNLNDKFGHAAGDAFLLSFSKLILQHTRAGDIMGRLGGEEFALILPVTCLDFANEVAEKIRYSCEQNKAFFNKRMLQTTVSIGVTEVCDKDRSFAEALNRADEALYQAKRWGRNQVHLSEA